In Pirellulales bacterium, a genomic segment contains:
- a CDS encoding DUF1549 domain-containing protein, translating into MSFAVHDTDLLRAEDPVPPVRTAPGLGDPGELQQITVEFGLPSADSFTLAGRDSRQQLVVTGHYSSGQLRDFSRQVAYSAEPADVVTIDSTGLVMPAKEGQATIKIQHASGKTATTRVEVKNLVQDVPVNFANEVVPVFTKYSCNSGGCHGKASGQNGFKLSLLGFEPREDFEHLVKEARGRRIFPAAPERSLLLLKAIGAAPHGGGARIEQGSPGYRVLKRWIDQGMPYGKPEDPTVAKIQVTPASRTLGPQAEQQITVTAHYTDGTTKDVTNLAQFDANDPEMASCTPLGLVKTNDLTGAVAIMARFQGQVAVFRAMIPLGAPVENLPPSKNFIDDLVAAQWKQLGIPPSKICDDNTFIRRVSIDITGRLPSIAETEAFIADADPAKREKLVDRLLASSDYADFFANKWSAVLRNKKRQESQTRGTYLFYAWIRQSLNENKPYDQFVREIIAASGDATDHPPVVWYREVKDSIQQQEDTAQLFLGMRIQCAHCHHHPFEKWSQQDYFSLNAFFSRVGRKPGAVQGEDKIFHQRGLAQSTNTKTGAAVKPAGLDAAPMDLTVEQDPRHALVDWMAAPDNKFFAPALVNRYWKHFFSRGLVDPEDDMRVTNPPSNPELLEALAQHFIKSGFNLKDLIRTICLSNTYQLSSEPNEWNGADKQSFARYYPKRLNAEVLLDSIDTVTASPTKFGGLPEGIRATQLPDTGVNSYFLQVFGKPDGASACECERTNDANLAQSLHLLNSGEIQAKLSNANGRANKLAEDKTLSPEQKLDQLYLAALARKPNSQELSIAKAHLEKIKNDKIAFEDLIWVVLNTKEFLFNH; encoded by the coding sequence ATGTCATTTGCCGTTCATGATACCGACCTACTGAGGGCGGAAGATCCAGTCCCCCCTGTGCGGACCGCGCCGGGACTAGGGGATCCCGGCGAATTACAACAAATCACGGTGGAATTTGGCCTGCCTAGCGCGGACTCTTTTACCCTGGCGGGGCGGGATTCGCGGCAGCAACTAGTGGTGACGGGGCATTATAGCTCCGGCCAACTTCGCGACTTTAGTCGTCAGGTGGCTTATTCAGCCGAGCCGGCCGATGTGGTCACAATCGACTCCACGGGGTTGGTCATGCCGGCCAAAGAAGGTCAAGCCACGATCAAAATCCAGCACGCCAGTGGCAAAACAGCCACCACGCGGGTAGAAGTTAAAAACTTGGTTCAGGATGTGCCGGTCAACTTTGCCAACGAGGTTGTTCCAGTTTTTACCAAGTATTCTTGCAACAGCGGCGGCTGTCATGGCAAGGCCAGCGGCCAAAACGGCTTTAAACTCTCTTTGCTGGGCTTTGAACCACGCGAAGATTTTGAGCATTTGGTTAAGGAAGCGCGTGGGCGGCGAATCTTTCCCGCCGCGCCCGAGCGGAGCCTGTTACTACTAAAGGCGATTGGCGCAGCGCCGCATGGCGGGGGAGCGCGCATCGAACAGGGTAGCCCCGGATATCGCGTACTCAAGCGTTGGATCGACCAGGGAATGCCATATGGCAAGCCTGAGGATCCCACCGTGGCAAAAATTCAAGTCACGCCCGCCAGCCGTACTCTTGGCCCCCAGGCCGAACAGCAAATCACCGTAACGGCCCACTACACCGATGGCACGACCAAGGACGTGACAAATCTGGCGCAGTTTGACGCCAACGATCCCGAAATGGCCAGTTGCACACCGTTGGGGCTGGTAAAAACGAACGATCTGACCGGCGCGGTGGCGATCATGGCCCGCTTTCAGGGACAAGTGGCGGTGTTTCGGGCGATGATTCCGCTGGGCGCACCGGTTGAGAATTTACCCCCCAGTAAGAATTTCATTGACGATTTGGTTGCCGCGCAGTGGAAGCAACTAGGCATTCCGCCGTCCAAGATTTGCGACGATAACACGTTTATCCGCCGAGTCTCGATCGATATCACGGGCCGCTTACCCAGCATTGCCGAAACCGAGGCTTTTATCGCCGATGCCGACCCGGCCAAGCGCGAGAAGCTGGTTGACCGTCTGTTGGCCAGCAGCGACTACGCGGATTTCTTTGCCAATAAATGGAGCGCGGTCCTGCGCAACAAGAAGCGGCAAGAATCGCAGACACGGGGGACATACCTGTTTTATGCCTGGATTCGCCAAAGCCTGAACGAGAACAAGCCCTATGATCAGTTCGTGCGAGAGATCATCGCCGCCAGCGGCGATGCGACCGATCATCCCCCGGTGGTATGGTACCGCGAGGTCAAGGACTCGATTCAACAACAAGAAGACACAGCGCAACTGTTCTTAGGCATGCGCATTCAATGCGCCCATTGCCACCATCATCCCTTTGAAAAGTGGAGCCAACAGGACTACTTTAGTTTGAACGCGTTTTTTAGCCGGGTGGGACGCAAGCCCGGGGCGGTTCAAGGGGAAGATAAGATATTTCACCAGCGCGGACTGGCGCAATCAACCAACACCAAGACCGGCGCGGCGGTCAAGCCCGCGGGACTGGACGCGGCCCCGATGGACCTGACCGTTGAACAGGACCCGCGCCACGCCCTTGTCGATTGGATGGCCGCGCCGGACAACAAGTTCTTTGCCCCGGCGCTGGTCAATCGCTATTGGAAGCACTTTTTTAGCCGCGGTTTGGTCGATCCCGAGGATGACATGCGGGTGACCAATCCTCCCAGCAATCCCGAATTGCTCGAGGCGCTCGCGCAGCACTTTATTAAAAGCGGCTTCAACCTCAAGGATCTGATTCGGACGATTTGCCTGTCGAATACCTACCAACTCAGCTCCGAGCCTAACGAATGGAACGGCGCTGACAAGCAAAGCTTTGCCCGGTACTATCCCAAGCGGCTGAATGCCGAGGTGCTGCTGGATTCCATCGACACTGTCACGGCTTCTCCTACGAAATTTGGCGGTTTGCCCGAGGGAATCCGCGCGACGCAATTACCGGATACCGGGGTGAATTCATACTTTTTGCAGGTCTTTGGCAAGCCCGACGGCGCTAGTGCCTGCGAGTGCGAACGGACCAACGACGCCAATCTGGCACAAAGCCTGCACTTGCTAAATTCCGGGGAAATCCAGGCCAAACTGAGCAATGCAAACGGCCGGGCCAATAAACTTGCTGAAGATAAAACACTTTCCCCTGAACAAAAGCTGGATCAGCTGTATTTAGCCGCCCTGGCCCGCAAACCGAATTCGCAAGAACTCTCCATTGCCAAAGCACATTTGGAAAAAATCAAAAACGACAAGATCGCTTTCGAGGATTTGATCTGGGTGGTGCTTAACACCAAAGAGTTTTTGTTCAATCACTAA
- a CDS encoding DUF2243 domain-containing protein yields MTSNPLRQPLITAGIVLGIGLGGFVDGILFHQILQVHQMLSAKYPKIGVDPQTAIANIEINMFWDGLFHAFTWLMTVLGVALLWQAVRLKKVPLSTTTLVGSLLCGWGLFNLVEGIIDHHLLHIHHVTETDGHLLWDLAFLTSGVILILIGWGLIHAARGDQVAR; encoded by the coding sequence ATGACCAGTAACCCCCTTCGTCAACCGCTGATCACCGCCGGAATAGTGTTGGGCATAGGCCTGGGGGGCTTTGTGGACGGCATACTGTTTCACCAGATACTGCAGGTGCATCAGATGCTTTCGGCCAAATATCCTAAAATTGGCGTTGATCCCCAGACGGCGATCGCCAACATCGAAATCAACATGTTCTGGGACGGCCTATTTCATGCGTTTACCTGGCTGATGACCGTGCTGGGCGTGGCGCTCTTGTGGCAGGCCGTGCGGCTAAAAAAAGTTCCCTTATCCACCACAACGCTGGTTGGCTCTTTACTTTGCGGCTGGGGGCTATTCAATCTGGTGGAAGGAATCATCGATCATCATCTGTTACACATTCATCACGTCACCGAGACCGATGGCCACTTGCTGTGGGATTTGGCATTTTTGACGTCGGGTGTTATATTGATCTTAATCGGTTGGGGACTGATTCACGCGGCCCGGGGGGATCAAGTAGCCCGATAA
- the aat gene encoding leucyl/phenylalanyl-tRNA--protein transferase translates to MATTAPSRFFPPADWADPQGLVFIGGKLTPTWLLDAYRHGIFPWPLLPDHAEMLWWSPDPRAIFEFDSFYVSRRLARTVRSGKFTVTSDQAFAQVLHGCATAQDRTGETWLTAELQAAYGELHQLGHAHSVEVWHAGELAGGTYGVSVGGLFAAESMFHYMTDASKVALAVLLPHLRRQGYQLVDIQQLTNHTASLGAIEIPRREYLRRLNQALRVPARFGSLG, encoded by the coding sequence ATGGCCACGACCGCTCCTTCCCGCTTTTTTCCTCCTGCCGATTGGGCCGATCCGCAAGGTTTGGTCTTTATTGGCGGAAAGCTCACTCCCACCTGGCTTCTCGATGCGTATCGGCATGGCATTTTTCCCTGGCCGCTATTGCCGGATCACGCCGAAATGTTGTGGTGGTCCCCCGATCCGCGGGCGATCTTTGAATTTGACAGCTTTTATGTTTCCCGGCGATTGGCCCGCACGGTGCGCAGTGGCAAGTTTACCGTGACCAGCGATCAGGCCTTTGCCCAGGTGCTGCATGGTTGCGCCACCGCGCAGGACCGGACGGGAGAGACCTGGTTGACGGCGGAACTGCAAGCGGCCTACGGAGAACTGCATCAGTTGGGCCATGCGCACAGCGTGGAGGTCTGGCATGCGGGAGAACTGGCGGGGGGGACTTACGGCGTATCCGTGGGCGGGTTATTTGCCGCGGAATCGATGTTTCATTATATGACGGACGCTTCGAAGGTGGCGCTGGCGGTATTATTGCCACATCTTAGGCGGCAAGGGTATCAGTTAGTCGATATCCAGCAACTGACGAACCACACGGCTAGCCTGGGGGCCATTGAGATCCCCCGCCGGGAATACCTGCGGCGGTTGAACCAGGCGCTGCGCGTGCCAGCGCGGTTTGGGAGTCTGGGGTGA